The following coding sequences lie in one Zingiber officinale cultivar Zhangliang chromosome 2B, Zo_v1.1, whole genome shotgun sequence genomic window:
- the LOC122047230 gene encoding thioredoxin domain-containing protein 9 homolog: MNETLGKQIIEQQLLTVAKAVEDKIDEEIAALDRLDLDDIEALRERRLQQIKKMAEKRSQWVSLGHGEYSEISEKDFFAAVKASDRVVCHFYRDNWPCKVMDKHLSILAKQHIESRFIKVHAEKSPFLTEKLRIVVLPTLALVKNAKVEDYVVGFDDLGGTDGFSTEELEERLAKSQVIVLDGEGPSHPSKFSKTKRSIRQAETVDSSDSD; encoded by the exons ATGAATGAAACGCTAGGGAAGCAG ATCATCGAGCAGCAATTGCTGACGGTGGCCAAGGCCGTCGAGGACAAGATCGATGAGGAGATCGCGGCGCTGGATCGGCTGGACCTCGACGACATCGAAGCGCTGCGGGAGCGCAGGCTGCAGCAGATTAAGAAGATGGCCGAGAAGCGCAGCCAGTGGGTCTCCCTCGGCCATGGCGAGTATTCTGAGATCTCCGAGAAGGACTTCTTCGCTGCCGTCAAGGCTAGTGACCGCGTCGTCTGCCATTTCTACCGCGATAACTGGCCTTGCAAG GTAATGGACAAGCACCTGAGTATTCTCGCAAAGCAACACATAGAGTCACGCTTTATCAAAGTTCATGCCGAGAAAAGCCCGTTCCTAACCGAGAAGCTCAGAATTGTGGTATTACCAACCCTCGCTCTCGTAAAGAATGCCAAAGTCGAGGATTATGTG GTAGGCTTTGATGATCTCGGAGGCACTGATGGCTTCAGCACAGAAGAGCTGGAGGAGAGATTAGCCAAGTCCCAAGTTATTGTCTTGGACGGCGAAGGgccttctcatccctcgaagttCAGCAAAACTAAGAGAAGTATTCGCCAGGCAGAAACGGTCGACTCATCTGACTCGGATTAG